The genomic interval GCCTGGCCCGCGGCCCCTTTTCCCAGATTGTCGATCGCGCTCATCACGACGAGTCGCCGAGTGCCGTCTTCGCGCTCGAAACCGATATCGCAGTAGTTCGTGCCGGCCACGAGCTTCGGCTCGGGGTAGCGATGGATGGAATCCCTCTCTTTCACGATGCGGACGAACGGCTCGTTCCCGTAATCTTCGCGGTAGAGCCGCCAGATGTCTTTCTCGGGGAGATCGTCTTTCAGTACGACGTGGCAGGTGGCGAGCGCTCCCCTCACCATCTCGACGGCCGTGACCGAAAAATAGAGGCTCGCCGCTTCCTCCAGGCCGAGCTCCTGCAGTATCTCCGCCACGTGGCGATGGCCCGTGGGCTTGAAAGATCGCACGCAGCCGGAACGTTCGGGATGGTGGGTCGCGTCGGACGCCTGATTTCCCGCCTCGCTCGAGCCGACTTTCACCTCGACCACCGTCCTCCCCGGTTCGACCAGTTCCCGGCGAAAGAGCGGGCGAAGGGCGAGGATGGTCACGGTGGCGTTGCACCCCGCACTCGAAACATAGCGAGCGGTTCTCATCTCCTCACGATGGAGCTCGGGAATGCCGTAGACGAACTCGGAAAGCCACTGGGGAT from Vicinamibacteria bacterium carries:
- the argC gene encoding N-acetyl-gamma-glutamyl-phosphate reductase: MAAKISVSIVGASGYVGGELLRLLLAHPEVELAQITSERLFGRYATRAHPNLRGRTQLAFTRIEDLEPCDLLFCCLPHGETMERMPDLRLKAGRIIDLSADFRLSAPEAYERFYGKSHLHPQWLSEFVYGIPELHREEMRTARYVSSAGCNATVTILALRPLFRRELVEPGRTVVEVKVGSSEAGNQASDATHHPERSGCVRSFKPTGHRHVAEILQELGLEEAASLYFSVTAVEMVRGALATCHVVLKDDLPEKDIWRLYREDYGNEPFVRIVKERDSIHRYPEPKLVAGTNYCDIGFEREDGTRRLVVMSAIDNLGKGAAGQA